The following coding sequences lie in one Salmo salar chromosome ssa13, Ssal_v3.1, whole genome shotgun sequence genomic window:
- the si:ch211-150o23.3 gene encoding uncharacterized protein si:ch211-150o23.3, whose product MLKILLVICTLGCALVTWDGVNADGELLKMIPSADGVSFIRLVNGDSECSGRVEVLQRNQWGTVCDHGWDLREADVVCLEMGCGLAENALRGAAFGRGSREIWLRHVQCSGHEASLTRCPRVLHSYFTCTHNNDAGVKCSGTLLMPTLSLLSPHTVFSAGEAVRFSCTVLLGHHLNDFHLYKRGIATPLVTQRVDSAQTRVELTLSDLETTHQGSYSCLYRIKGSSPSSLLSSPPSNSINITVVELHTPQHWYNTSIEAPTGSVIKGHSFNITCSTEQQYPGGSFQLRLIRSNGTVRQSLPALSPLVTFTFSNAQRSNEGYYYCLYKVQLGGRTFMSRESQPLPISIRDPDPVLSPMVISWLASALTFLVALLMIIIIVARVLCKREKKPLELERETRTCVDNTYVALAIKL is encoded by the exons ATGCTGAAGATTCTCCTTGTCATTTGCACGCTAG GCTGTGCTCTTGTTACTTGGGATGGAGTCAATGCAGACGGTGAATTGCTCAAAATGATACCCTCTGCAGATGGCGTGTCGTTCATCCGGCTAGTCAATGGGGACAGTGAGTGTTCGGGGCGTGTGGAGGTACTCCAGAGGAACCAGTGGGGGACGGTGTGTGACCACGGTTGGGACCTGAGGGAGGCTGACGTGGTGTGCCTTGAGATGGGCTGTGGGCTGGCCGAGAACGCCCTCCGTGGAGCTGCGTTTGGCAGGGGCTCCAGAGAGATCTGGCTGAGGCACGTCCAGTGCTCTGGCCACGAGGCGAGCCTGACGCGATGTCCCAGGGTCCTCCACAGTTACTTCACCTGCACCCATAATAATGACGCTGGGGTGAAATGCTCAG GTACACTGTTGATGCCCACCCTGTCCCTGCTCTCCCCTCACACTGTCTTCTCTGCTGGGGAGGCGGTTCGCTTCAGCTGTACTGTGCTACTGGGCCACCACCTGAATGACTTCCACCTGTATAAGAGGGGCATAGCCACCCCGTTGGTGACTCAGAGGGTGGACTCTGCCCAGACCAGGGTGGAGCTGACTCTGTCAGACCTGGAGACTACCCACCAGGGCAGCTACAGCTGTTTGTACAGGATCAAGGGCAGCTCTCCCTCCTCCTTGCTGAGCTCTCCACCTAGCAACTCTATCAACATCACTGTGG TGGAGCTGCACACCCCTCAGCACTGGTACAACACATCCATCGAGGCTCCCACAGGCTCTGTCATCAAAGGCCACAGCTTCAACATCACTTGCTCCACCGAGCAGCAGTACCCTGGAG GTTCTTTCCAGCTGCGTCTGATCCGTTCCAACGGCACAGTACGACAGTCGCTGCCTGCCCTCTCTCCCTTGGTCACCTTCACCTTTTCAAACGCACAGCGCTCCAACGAGGGCTACTATTACTGCCTCTACAAGGTCCAGCTGGGCGGGAGAACCTTCATGTCCCGGGAGAGCCAACCGCTCCCTATCTCCATCAGAG ACCCAGACCCAGTGTTGAGCCCTATGGTGATCAGCTGGCTGGCGTCTGCTCTGACCTTCCTCGTGGCTCTCCTCATGatcatcatcatcgttgccagAGTGCTCTGCAAGAGGGAGAAGAAACCCttggagctagagagagagaccagaacct GTGTGGACAACACTTACGTTGCCTTAGCAATAAAATTGTGA
- the LOC106566378 gene encoding uncharacterized protein: MQRETLTIILLLLCAGLPGDCGAIEFPVLHSDITDCMKMTCARSINACVDTHGQAPTEQLKGCVVRKCRKMTNRCVDQFFQQYLPLLLAQNPKVSSIVEPNAELFMAEMTDAYLECWLETTDSKVGGCLMDRLIDKAQPFIIPLSALIFDDPVFVSCWLSHALKGMVSCFAQLDDNYIKEMKKRAEREMKDNISRYMTCMSKPVKNWNWCKGLIDDLFASSPKRKRQYKDFLICSIQSGITATAKC, translated from the exons ATGCAGAGAGAGACTCTGACGATCATTCTCCTTTTACTCTGTG CTGGGCTTCCAGGTGACTGTGGAGCAATAGAGTTTCCAGTACTACATTCTGATATAACCG ACTGTATGAAAATGACATGTGCCAGGAGTATCAATGCCTGTGTGGACACACATGGACAGGCCCCCACAGAACAGCTCAAGG GTTGTGTTGTCCGCAAGTGTAGGAAAATGACCAACCGTTGTGTAGATCAATTCTTCCAACAGTACCTGCCCCTGTTAT TGGCACAAAATCCAAAAGTTTCCTCAATTGTCGAACCAAATGCCG AGCTTTTCATGGCTGAAATGACAGATGCTTATCTTGAATGCTGGCTTGAGACAACAGACTCCAAAGTCGGAG GTTGTTTAATGGACAGACTCATTGATAAGGCACAGCCGTTCATTATCCCGTTGTCTGCATTGATCTTTGATGATCCAG TCTTTGTGAGCTGTTGGCTCTCCCATGCTTTGAAAGGAATGGTAAGCTGCTTTGCTCAGCTAGATGACAACTACATCAAGGAAATGA AAaaaagggcagagagagagatgaaagacaaTATTTCAC GTTATATGACGTGCATGAGCAAACCTGTGAAAAACTGGAACTGGTGTAAAGGACtcattgatgatctttttg CTTCATCACCAAAGAGGAAACGCCAGTACAAAG ACTTCCTCATCTGTTCAATCCAGAGTGGGATTACCGCAACAGCGAAATGCTAA